In Aulosira sp. FACHB-615, the genomic window TTGAACGCCAGTTACCTACTATTATGTATGGAGACCAATGGTATGGACTATATATAAAGTCATCATGTATCTTTTTTTGTAAAAGCGTAATTTGGGCTTTTTGAAGAGCCTCAGCAGGATTGAGTTTATTGTTTAATAACTCTTGATAAAACTGTTTCATAAGTTTAGATGTTGAGTAATCATCCACACTCCATAAAGTTCCAATAGTACTACTTACTCCTGACTGTACAGTAATTCCTGCCAATCCCAAAATAGCACGATTATCGCCCTTTGCTGTTTCACAAGCACTGAAGACTAGTAATTCAATAGGTTTTCTATTTCTTCTTTGGAGTTTAGTTTTTAATTCATTTAAACGCAACTGCTCACCCGGTGCAGTTATAATAAAAGTCTCTGTGGGATTGGAACTAAACTGACCATGAGTTGCAATGTGAATTACAGTGTGAGAATTAGAACTGAGTTCATTTTCTAGAACTTTTTTGTTTAATTCTTTATCAAGAAGTGCTGTAACATATTTTTTTGCGTTTTGCCAAACTGTTTCAATTCCTCTTATTTCACTCTTATCTTTGCCTTTAGATTCGCCTACATATTCGATTGGGCCATAACCAGGAATGTCTAGCGACTGTCCTGCTATTAGTCCCTTTAACTCCTTATTTTGTTGAGATACTGGTAGTTCTAAACCGGCAGATATAGCAATTGCATATTTCTCAACTAAAAATTTATTCTCAACACTGTCATGTAAAGATGCCATCGGTATCTTTCGGAAAGACCCATCTAAAATAAACACCACAGTTTTAATTTTTTTAGGATCTAAAACTTTCTCCTGTTCAATGGGTCGGATTAACCAGTTATATACCTGTTGTGAATATAAATATAACTCTTTTTCTATAACATTTCGATAAAGCTCAGTCCGAAGTTGTTTAATTGTTTTTTCTACTGTGTCTTGATCAACATGATTATTTTTGTAATGACGTAATTCAGTTTTTGACTGGACAATTACTTCAAGTCTATTTTTGAGAATGATTGGATATATTAATATCGTTAAAGCATCCGGGTTTGTCAATTGTTCTTTATTTTGCAATTTACAACGAACAAAATTTTCAAGTTCAGCTAATCGAAGACTATCAATTGACTTCCGTGCTTCAATTAAGTTATTTTCTCCACCAATTTGTAAAAGCAAGTCAACCAACTCTCGATATAAAGGCTCTACATTATCCCTGAAAGAAAACTGCACATCGGAATTAATCGTCAGCAAATCACCACGCACAGATTTAAGTGTATTGACAGATGCTTGGTAGTTAGGGATAGCCTCTCTTATTTCACCTTTCTCCTTCAACAAACGCCCCATCTGCCATTGCCACTGATATGCTATATCTGGCGCTTCACTAGGTTGAGCGAGGTATAGTGCTTCTTGGGTAAATTCTTGCGCTTTTTTCCAAGTTTCATCATTTAAAGATTTATTTGGAATACTATCCTGACAATTATCATCTTTCTGGATACAATACTCATACTCATACAAACCACCAAGATTACCAAGAACGTAGGATTCCGCACGTTGATTACTGAGTTTCCTGGCTTCTTCTGTTAAGCACTCCAACTGGCTGACAATATCCTTCCAAGAAGTCCAAAAAAGAGAGTTATTAGGCAATTGTTGTAGATAAACAAGGCTTTTAAAAAAACTAATTTGTATATAAACTTTTTCCAGACTTACAGGTAAATTAGACAATTTATCTTTCAAATTCAATAAATCATTTTCGTTGGGCACTTGCTCAAGCTCTATCATTAGACTTATACGATTTACCTGTGCTGTCAGATAAAGAATTGATAATTTTTTACTTTCTGGAATACTTTGACTAATTTCTGCGGCATTTTCATATTTTTTAAAAGCATTTTCATAATTAAAAATAATACTGTCATATTCTTTTTTATATTCTTCCTTTGCAATAAAACTAATTTTATCTACATATTGCCAAGGTAAATAGTCATACTGCGGAGGCAATAGCCGATCGCGTTCCAAATTTCCTTTTGCTCTAAATGTATTAGCCAAACTGAGAGATATGACTGCTTCTTGATCTGGTGATACATTTTTAGCAACTTCTAAACCTTTTTCTAAAGCTTCTTGCGACTTATCTAAGTCACCAATTACACGCAAATTTTCTCCAAAGTAAAACCAAAAAACTACTTGAGTTTCGTTATTTTGATTTGTAATATTGTTTTTAATTTCTTGCCAATAAGTTAGTTCACTTTCCCCATACTTTTGTTCTAAATCATCACAAGTTAATCCGGTTGAAAAAGGAAGTACTATTTTAATTAAAGTCTCACAAGCCGTATAATAACGCCCTTCACTCTGTAATTGTTTAATTTTATCGATTTGCTGTTTTATATCCTGTTTTTCAAGCTTTTGAGCCTCACCCAGATTTTGAGCAATTTGCCTTGCACCAGTCATTTGCGACAATACCATCGGCATTTCCACAGTCAAGATAAACATTCCTAGCAGCATCACCACAACTAGGCGAAAGTATCCCCGGCGACTGAATAAAATTCTAGATATCCACTGATGTATCCGCCTTAAAACCGATTCCACTGCACGGAGAAGTAAAGCCCATTTTCTTGCCA contains:
- a CDS encoding CHAT domain-containing protein, which produces MARKWALLLRAVESVLRRIHQWISRILFSRRGYFRLVVVMLLGMFILTVEMPMVLSQMTGARQIAQNLGEAQKLEKQDIKQQIDKIKQLQSEGRYYTACETLIKIVLPFSTGLTCDDLEQKYGESELTYWQEIKNNITNQNNETQVVFWFYFGENLRVIGDLDKSQEALEKGLEVAKNVSPDQEAVISLSLANTFRAKGNLERDRLLPPQYDYLPWQYVDKISFIAKEEYKKEYDSIIFNYENAFKKYENAAEISQSIPESKKLSILYLTAQVNRISLMIELEQVPNENDLLNLKDKLSNLPVSLEKVYIQISFFKSLVYLQQLPNNSLFWTSWKDIVSQLECLTEEARKLSNQRAESYVLGNLGGLYEYEYCIQKDDNCQDSIPNKSLNDETWKKAQEFTQEALYLAQPSEAPDIAYQWQWQMGRLLKEKGEIREAIPNYQASVNTLKSVRGDLLTINSDVQFSFRDNVEPLYRELVDLLLQIGGENNLIEARKSIDSLRLAELENFVRCKLQNKEQLTNPDALTILIYPIILKNRLEVIVQSKTELRHYKNNHVDQDTVEKTIKQLRTELYRNVIEKELYLYSQQVYNWLIRPIEQEKVLDPKKIKTVVFILDGSFRKIPMASLHDSVENKFLVEKYAIAISAGLELPVSQQNKELKGLIAGQSLDIPGYGPIEYVGESKGKDKSEIRGIETVWQNAKKYVTALLDKELNKKVLENELSSNSHTVIHIATHGQFSSNPTETFIITAPGEQLRLNELKTKLQRRNRKPIELLVFSACETAKGDNRAILGLAGITVQSGVSSTIGTLWSVDDYSTSKLMKQFYQELLNNKLNPAEALQKAQITLLQKKIHDDFIYSPYHWSPYIIVGNWRSISNF